One Amaranthus tricolor cultivar Red isolate AtriRed21 chromosome 1, ASM2621246v1, whole genome shotgun sequence DNA window includes the following coding sequences:
- the LOC130814060 gene encoding regulator of telomere elongation helicase 1 homolog isoform X5 has protein sequence MPIYTIRGISVDFPYDAYDSQIVYMDKVIQALQEKNNALLESPTGTGKTLCLLCATLAYRASLGPFSTGQIPKKRSSSDNDVISSQSGGSMLPKIVYTSRTHSQLRQVVQELKKTNYRPKMIVMGSREQLCIHDKVKLLRGKAQTNACNYVRNRRSKHYCKHHKLTTEFVKSNPHIGDEPIDIEDLVKIGESCGPCPYYVSRELIKSADILFAPYNYLIDRAFKDKIGIEWFSSILIFDEAHNLESICADAASFDLPSTLLSACISEAKNCIDISIKRRDLEKSSDKSSNPDNFAILRALLLKLEKRIAEVPIESKELGFTRPGPYMYELLSDLNVTSATASMLTGIIEEAVLLLEEDANGVESKASHGTSCRLENMGDILKMIFRDGDTSHAKYYRVHVQERLTADSNAFRGKGSMSRTLSWWCFNPGIGMDDFSKKCVGSIILTSGTLSPMDSFAYELKLEFPIRLENPHVISSNQIWAGVVPVGPSGFSLNSSYRNRDVLEYKQDLGNAIVNFARIVPDGLLVFFPSYYAMEQCIDCWKDNSHGNMSSKSTIWERICKFKKPVIEPRQSSLFSSSIEDFMSKLKDPSTSGAVFFAVCRGKVSEGLDFADQCGRAVVITGLPFATRTDPKVRLKREFLDEHVQDQTTAHKSLTGDEWYDQQASRAVNQAVGRVIRHRHDYGAIIFCDERFASSHRQAQVSRWIQPHIKCYTRFGDVVYSLTRFFRAGDHHPVKAEPVESVYNVLLGTIAELFSKNGWVGRLHGTRCHHHQLLMFYSTPV, from the exons ATGCCGATTTACACCATCAGAGGAATCAGTGTAGATTTCCCCTACGATGCCTACGACTCTCAGATCGTTTATATGGATAAAGTCATTCAAGCTCTTCAAGAA AAAAACAATGCATTATTGGAAAGTCCCACAGGAACTGGGAAAACATTGTGTCTTCTGTGTGCTACATTGGCTTACAGGGCAAGTTTAGGTCCTTTTTCCACTGGTCAAATACCGAAGAAAAGAAGTTCTTCGGACAATGACGTCATTTCATCGCAGTCTGGTGGCTCTATGCTGCCGAAAATTGTTTATACTTCTCGAACTCATAGTCAGCTTCGACAGGTTGTTCAGGAATTGAAGAAAACCAATTACAG GCCCAAAATGATTGTTATGGGATCTCGAGAGCAACTTTGTATTCACGATAAGGTCAAATTGCTTCGAGGGAAAGCACAAACCAATGCATGCAATTATGTTCGGAACAGAAGAAGCAAGCACTACTGTAAGCATCATAAGCTTACGACAG AATTCGTCAAAAGCAACCCTCACATTGGAGATGAACCTATTGACATTGAAGATTTGGTCAAAATTGGGGAAAGCTGTGGACC GTGTCCATACTATGTATCACGTGAGCTGATCAAATCTGCAGACATATTGTTCGCTCCTTACAATTATCTTATTGATCGTGCCTTCAAAGATAAAATCGGAATAGAGTGGTTCAGCAGTATACTGATATTTGATGAAGCTCATAATTTG GAAAGCATTTGTGCAGATGCAGCCTCATTTGACTTGCCTAGTACATTGTTGTCTGCCTGCATTTCTGAAGCAAAGAACTGCATTGACATTTCTATTAAAAGAAGAGACTTGGAGAAATCGAGTGATAAGAGCTCCAATCCTGACAATTTTGCTATACTTAGAG CTCTTTTACTGAAGCTTGAGAAAAGAATTGCTGAAGTGCCAATTGAGTCCAAGGAGCTTGGATTCACTAGACCTGGTCCTTACATGTATGAATTACTTTCTGATTTGAATGTCACAAGTGCAACTGCAAGCATGCTCACAGGAATCATTGAGGAAGCTGTTCTTCTTCTTGAAGAAG ATGCCAATGGTGTGGAAAGTAAAGCGTCGCATGGAACCTCCTGCAGGTTGGAGAACATGGGTGATATTCTAAAAATGATCTTTAGAGATGGAGACACTTCTCATGCAAAGTATTATCGT GTACATGTTCAAGAGCGTTTGACGGCTGATTCTAATGCTTTTAGAG GTAAGGGGTCTATGTCTAGGACACTCAGTTGGTGGTGCTTTAATCCAGGAATAGGCATGGACGACTTCTCCAAAAAGTGCGTCGGTTCTATTATTTTAACGTCCGGAACATTATCTCCAATGGATTCATTTGCATATGAATTAAAGTT GGAATTTCCTATACGTTTAGAAAATCCTCATGTCATTTCTTCGAATCAGATCTGGGCTGGAGTAGTGCCAGTGGGCCCATCGGGTTTTTCACTCAACTCATCTTATCGTAATCGTGATGTTCTGGAATACAAGCAAGATCTGGGCAATGCCATTG TGAATTTTGCTCGGATAGTGCCTGACGGACTGCTTGTATTCTTTCCATCATACTATGCCATGGAACAATGTATCGATTGCTGGAAGgacaat TCTCATGGAAACATGTCCAGCAAAAGTACTATCTGGGAAAGAATTTGCAAATTTAAAAAACCTGTGATTGAACCTAGACAatcttcattattttcttcatcgATTGAG GATTTTATGTCCAAGTTGAAGGATCCATCTACATCTGGTGCAGTATTTTTTGCTGTTTGTCGTGGCAAG GTCAGTGAAGGGTTGGATTTTGCTGACCAGTGTGGCCGGGCCGTGGTTATTACTGGATTGCCATTTGCAACTAGGACTGATCCCAAG GTCCGACTTAAACGTGAATTTTTGGATGAGCATGTACAGGACCAGACTACAGCTCATAAG TCACTTACTGGAGATGAGTGGTATGATCAACAAGCTTCACGAGCTGTAAATCAGGCTGTCGGGCGTGTCATTCGTCATCGCCATGATTATGGAGCAATAATATTCTGCGATGAAAG GTTTGCTTCTTCACATCGTCAAGCCCAGGTTTCTCGTTGGATACAACCTCATATTAAG TGTTATACTAGATTTGGAGATGTTGTGTACTCCTTAACCCGTTTCTTTCGTGCTGGAGATCATCATCCTGTAAAGGCTGAACCAGTAGAATCTGTTTACAATG TATTATTAGGAACAATAGCAGAGCTTTTCTCTAAAAATGGCTGGGTTGGTCGCCTACACGGAACAAGatgtcatcatcatcaattgcTCATGTTCTACTCCACTCCTGTTTAA
- the LOC130814060 gene encoding regulator of telomere elongation helicase 1 homolog isoform X4, producing MPIYTIRGISVDFPYDAYDSQIVYMDKVIQALQEKNNALLESPTGTGKTLCLLCATLAYRASLGPFSTGQIPKKRSSSDNDVISSQSGGSMLPKIVYTSRTHSQLRQVVQELKKTNYRPKMIVMGSREQLCIHDKVKLLRGKAQTNACNYVRNRRSKHYCKHHKLTTEFVKSNPHIGDEPIDIEDLVKIGESCGPCPYYVSRELIKSADILFAPYNYLIDRAFKDKIGIEWFSSILIFDEAHNLESICADAASFDLPSTLLSACISEAKNCIDISIKRRDLEKSSDKSSNPDNFAILRALLLKLEKRIAEVPIESKELGFTRPGPYMYELLSDLNVTSATASMLTGIIEEAVLLLEEDANGVESKASHGTSCRLENMGDILKMIFRDGDTSHAKYYRVHVQERLTADSNAFRGKGSMSRTLSWWCFNPGIGMDDFSKKCVGSIILTSGTLSPMDSFAYELKLEFPIRLENPHVISSNQIWAGVVPVGPSGFSLNSSYRNRDVLEYKQDLGNAIVNFARIVPDGLLVFFPSYYAMEQCIDCWKDNSHGNMSSKSTIWERICKFKKPVIEPRQSSLFSSSIEDFMSKLKDPSTSGAVFFAVCRGKVSEGLDFADQCGRAVVITGLPFATRTDPKVRLKREFLDEHVQDQTTAHKSLTGDEWYDQQASRAVNQAVGRVIRHRHDYGAIIFCDERFASSHRQAQVSRWIQPHIKCYTRFGDVVYSLTRFFRAGDHHPVKAEPVESVYNGIVLYTPRKEDWPRKDVLCIHIDEILKTLVTSKFIFLWQRSQTFTITSQSN from the exons ATGCCGATTTACACCATCAGAGGAATCAGTGTAGATTTCCCCTACGATGCCTACGACTCTCAGATCGTTTATATGGATAAAGTCATTCAAGCTCTTCAAGAA AAAAACAATGCATTATTGGAAAGTCCCACAGGAACTGGGAAAACATTGTGTCTTCTGTGTGCTACATTGGCTTACAGGGCAAGTTTAGGTCCTTTTTCCACTGGTCAAATACCGAAGAAAAGAAGTTCTTCGGACAATGACGTCATTTCATCGCAGTCTGGTGGCTCTATGCTGCCGAAAATTGTTTATACTTCTCGAACTCATAGTCAGCTTCGACAGGTTGTTCAGGAATTGAAGAAAACCAATTACAG GCCCAAAATGATTGTTATGGGATCTCGAGAGCAACTTTGTATTCACGATAAGGTCAAATTGCTTCGAGGGAAAGCACAAACCAATGCATGCAATTATGTTCGGAACAGAAGAAGCAAGCACTACTGTAAGCATCATAAGCTTACGACAG AATTCGTCAAAAGCAACCCTCACATTGGAGATGAACCTATTGACATTGAAGATTTGGTCAAAATTGGGGAAAGCTGTGGACC GTGTCCATACTATGTATCACGTGAGCTGATCAAATCTGCAGACATATTGTTCGCTCCTTACAATTATCTTATTGATCGTGCCTTCAAAGATAAAATCGGAATAGAGTGGTTCAGCAGTATACTGATATTTGATGAAGCTCATAATTTG GAAAGCATTTGTGCAGATGCAGCCTCATTTGACTTGCCTAGTACATTGTTGTCTGCCTGCATTTCTGAAGCAAAGAACTGCATTGACATTTCTATTAAAAGAAGAGACTTGGAGAAATCGAGTGATAAGAGCTCCAATCCTGACAATTTTGCTATACTTAGAG CTCTTTTACTGAAGCTTGAGAAAAGAATTGCTGAAGTGCCAATTGAGTCCAAGGAGCTTGGATTCACTAGACCTGGTCCTTACATGTATGAATTACTTTCTGATTTGAATGTCACAAGTGCAACTGCAAGCATGCTCACAGGAATCATTGAGGAAGCTGTTCTTCTTCTTGAAGAAG ATGCCAATGGTGTGGAAAGTAAAGCGTCGCATGGAACCTCCTGCAGGTTGGAGAACATGGGTGATATTCTAAAAATGATCTTTAGAGATGGAGACACTTCTCATGCAAAGTATTATCGT GTACATGTTCAAGAGCGTTTGACGGCTGATTCTAATGCTTTTAGAG GTAAGGGGTCTATGTCTAGGACACTCAGTTGGTGGTGCTTTAATCCAGGAATAGGCATGGACGACTTCTCCAAAAAGTGCGTCGGTTCTATTATTTTAACGTCCGGAACATTATCTCCAATGGATTCATTTGCATATGAATTAAAGTT GGAATTTCCTATACGTTTAGAAAATCCTCATGTCATTTCTTCGAATCAGATCTGGGCTGGAGTAGTGCCAGTGGGCCCATCGGGTTTTTCACTCAACTCATCTTATCGTAATCGTGATGTTCTGGAATACAAGCAAGATCTGGGCAATGCCATTG TGAATTTTGCTCGGATAGTGCCTGACGGACTGCTTGTATTCTTTCCATCATACTATGCCATGGAACAATGTATCGATTGCTGGAAGgacaat TCTCATGGAAACATGTCCAGCAAAAGTACTATCTGGGAAAGAATTTGCAAATTTAAAAAACCTGTGATTGAACCTAGACAatcttcattattttcttcatcgATTGAG GATTTTATGTCCAAGTTGAAGGATCCATCTACATCTGGTGCAGTATTTTTTGCTGTTTGTCGTGGCAAG GTCAGTGAAGGGTTGGATTTTGCTGACCAGTGTGGCCGGGCCGTGGTTATTACTGGATTGCCATTTGCAACTAGGACTGATCCCAAG GTCCGACTTAAACGTGAATTTTTGGATGAGCATGTACAGGACCAGACTACAGCTCATAAG TCACTTACTGGAGATGAGTGGTATGATCAACAAGCTTCACGAGCTGTAAATCAGGCTGTCGGGCGTGTCATTCGTCATCGCCATGATTATGGAGCAATAATATTCTGCGATGAAAG GTTTGCTTCTTCACATCGTCAAGCCCAGGTTTCTCGTTGGATACAACCTCATATTAAG TGTTATACTAGATTTGGAGATGTTGTGTACTCCTTAACCCGTTTCTTTCGTGCTGGAGATCATCATCCTGTAAAGGCTGAACCAGTAGAATCTGTTTACAATG GTATTGTATTATATACTCCTAGAAAGGAAGACTGGCCTAGAAAAGACGTTTTATGTATTCACATTGATGAGATCTTGAAAACCTTGGTGACTTCTAAATTTATATTCTTGTGGCAGCGTAGCCAAACCTTCACTATTACTAGTCAAAGTAACTAG